The following is a genomic window from Xenopus laevis strain J_2021 chromosome 2L, Xenopus_laevis_v10.1, whole genome shotgun sequence.
tggcggcaatggcgggtgcgttggccggctgaacacaggtgccgatacatgttgttgccctactgatccctgcgggctgtcctccctgcttcttctaagtcttattctcctactgcctctctgactctccgtctctccatctgaactaccctcctcttgctctcttctactaggcacccacaaaacatcaatctcctcatcatcattctcctcagatgcatcaatttcttctgacacatcacagaaggaagcagcagcagggacctcctcctcatcactcattatgtccatctctatcgtgttctctgccagaattaaatctggtgtaaggtcctcatctccttcatcttcttctggcaataatggttgcgcattactcagttcaagaaactcatgggaaaataactcctctgaccccagtgaagaaggggcaccggtggtggaggaagtgttacgtggggtggccatagcagtggaggatgaggaggatgttgtggtaaagttagaaacggtagaggatggggtgtgctgtgtaagccagtcaactacctcttcagcattttgggagttcagggtcattggctttttaaaactgggcaatttgctagggccacaggattgcatagcagcacggcccctagcacggcctctgcgtggcggcctgcctttgcctggcattatttttaaaacaacaacaaaaactcagttggtttttctggaaacgataatacacacagctagatggcgggttgaagaaaacagtgtgcaaataatgcctacaaggtcaacgtatacactactacagcggtggatacggattacgtaaaatatattatggctgcttgaaaaaagtcactccggtgttttttctggagacggtaatattatggatatttagacagaatgtgaacaaggtcacacagctagatggcgggttgaagaaaacagtgtgcaaataatgcctacagggcaaataatgcctaaaaggtcaacttatacactactacagcggtagtaaaataaaaaaaagtaaaataaaaaaaaatgaatattaaaaaaaaaaaattaaagttggtgctgctgaactactaggagcagcagattagcacaccagtcccactccccaacactgctagactaatagcactgggctcttatagtagtagtagtagtagtagtaaaacaacaaaaaaataaataaaagcagtccttacaaggactactgttattgcagcagtcagcagatgagatcagaagcaggacagctgcccactgcagctacatacagagcactgcagtagaaggtagattactagccagcaaagctacctaagcttaaatgtccctcaaacccctgcagacttctgtccctccaataacagagcagtatcaaaacgattactagccagcaaactttcaactgtccctgaaatcactaacaggcagcagctctctccctacactatctcttcagcacacacaggcagagtgaaaaaacgctgcagggcttcggtttttatagggaaggggagtggtccaggggagagcttcctgattggctgccatgtacctgctggtctggggtgagagggcaaaaaaaagcgccaacaatggcgaacccaaaatggcgaacgtcgcgcgacgttcgcgaacttccggcgagcgcgaacacccgatgttcgcgcgaacaagttcgccggcgaacagttcgcgacatctctagttatgaccacttcctgacacactttaatatagtgcttggaaaggggtgggtcttcctctttggctcctggtgtcctaaccatctggatgttcccactgagcctgggtacaccaaggcccagtaaagccattttgcccttaaaggggtggttcaccttttaaaaattagtggtgagcacaactttcccttgtttgttatagttatacaggagcagtgaccagctccatgttgtagctcccaccccctcccagctatagtcaggtgatcccactggtgtctaataaaagggcagccaagtttgggagttttactttgaaagcagcaggtaagttgcaggtaaaacttagtccctttgtaaaatgtataatttagcaatagaattcttaatgaatcagataaaattgagcataggactagggttgccaccttttctggaaaaaaataccggccttcctatatatttatcatttttcctataaataacattgggaacagccatcatttttaccagccaggccggtaaaataccgacaaggtggcaaccctacataggactggccagatatgggatgactgtgacgtagttgttcagcttaaatatattgcaatatatggacaaacaatccctgttttgtttaaagggtaaggcatttattagtagcagtatgcacaaaatgtctctgtcttaaatatattgataatgggttgagtgcagaggactcttgtatttgcccATATTTTGTTAAGACAGTCCTGTTGTGTGTGTgcatgggggggaggggtggCAAAAAACTGCATTGAGAACTGCAGAGTAgcgcagtagccaatcagagacttgcGCAGTGCAAGCAAGAACCAGatgtgcttagggttgccacctttttaaaaaaaatttaccggccagtgatggCGGGGCAGTAACGCCGTGATGTAAAAAGGGGAGGGCCACGGGTAAATGGGCGGGTTGTGTCGTAAAAAAGGGGGTAGCagtgtgatgcaaaagggggcgggccccatcgcaagaggggcagaagacgaagGAGGGGTACGTTTCTTGCGGAGGGCCAAGGGattttgttataggtattacaaattaccggcagctacattgccggtaaatttgtaataccggcccggcaggtattttaccggttagtccggtaaaataccagctgggtggcaaccctagatgtcaTGTGCTACATATCGTTCCCACAGGGGGCACTATCATTCCTGATCCCAGTAGAGCTCACAGTAAAGGTGGGGAACCCACTCATATACAGCTACAGGGGAGGGGAGCATGATAAGAGGCAGAGCCTTGGatcattattaataaatgatgtCCCAGTTACCCCACAAGGCACGAGATAGACACGGGGTGTTGCCTATAAAGCCATTATTCCTTTCACATGTCCCTGTTTAGCTATTTAATCCTCTCATTGGCTACAAAGTAACCAAATTCTCTTCACAAACAAACCATGTGTCTTGATGAATGGGAAGATTGTGTAATACTCAGTAGTCACACTGTATCTCAGCGCAGAAACAGAAACCAaaattacccaacatgcactgggagacttGGCCCATTAggacaagaaaaaactttggtggtTTCCAAAATACAAACCAGTCAAAGGGCCAAAAAGTAGCCAAATCCGTACCTTGActtgtttgtactttcaaaaacaGCCCGGGCTTTAAATAAGTAGCACAATTTGTCTGGAAAACCCGCCAACCTGGAGCGCATGCGCAATCAAACGCGCAGAGATCCTATTACCCAGAAGTCAGCGCGCGCGGTACAATTGGCGCATGCGTATTGAAAGCGGCTCTGGGTCATATCCACCAGCGCGCGGCGTAGCTGACGCAAAACGTGATCTGTAGAGTGGGAGGCGTTCGCTTTGACCTAGTGCAGCGGCCGGAGGAGAATATGGCAGCGGTAGGGAGCTTCTCAGTGAAGGTAAAAAGCTGTGCGGGGAATGAAAGTTGTGTCAGTGCATGTGAGCTTGTAAATATCCGGCACACTGGGGAGCAGCAGAGGGTGTTGGGTGTTTGTTCCGTATTAGGGGCTGGAGGTGCAGCCTGACAGAAACGTGGGTTACTGGGATATATCCGGGCCGGCTGTCACCCCTGACACTTACTGGTACCTTCCTATACACCGGCCGCCAGGGGGCACTGTGTTGAGAATGGGGACGCCGAGGGCAGTTTGACCGAGAGCCCTAAAAACGCTTATGCGATTATATGTCCGAATAGTGAGTTCTGTTCTTCCCATGAGCCTCCGGGGCAGTTCTGTTTTTCCCATGAGCCTCCGGGGCAGTTCTGTTTTTCCCATGAGCCTCCGGGGCAGTTCTGTTTTTCCCATGAGCCTCCGGGGCAGTTTGCCCTTACCGCACATGACTGTCATCTATTCCACCTGCCCTCAGAGTACAGAAAATCTCAGCCCATTGCTCCAACATAgccatttgttttctctttttaaagtCCAGCCCTACAGGGTTTTGTGGACTGCTCCACCcctggaattctgggagttgtagtgttgcTGCATAAAGTTGTCCCCTTATGTGCAGGTGTCTGTAAGTCTTGGTGGTATTCCTGTTTCATGAAGGGCATCTGCACAGTGACAGGGATGAAGGTCACATGCATTTGTCtgggccaactacgtcaaagtcatcccatatctggccagtcctacactcaactttcatctgatccattaagaattcaattgcttcattatacattttacacaggggctACTTTGTACCTGCAACTTACTGCTTTGAAGCTTAAAActaacatggttgcccttttattggccaccactacctgggaatgatgggagttgcTGGCCTTTTCCTCCAGCAAAATTAACTTATCGAACTGAGCAAAGCCAGaaacttccattatcggccctccactatgtaggccggaaAAAATTCGTCCCTCTGTATTactgaagttggacagcactgttataTTATCAGACCAATCACATACATAGGATTAAATGTCTGGGTGAAGCTCTGTCTCTGGGTAACATGGAAGCGTGTACTTGCCTCTCTATCTTGTGTGTATGGAGGGGGTGGGAACTTTAGCCTGGACCCCAAACAGTAGCCAATGTGATATAAGCAGAGCAAGATCCAAAATAATACAGGAGactgtgctgctgccactgccTTTCATTCTcactaggagagagagagaagtattAACGTCATATTCACCTTCACTATGTGCCTCTCCAGCTACtgctgaactacaagtcccagcacccCAGTAAAGTCCTCATTAAGGCTCAGCGTGTGGGAGATGACGGTGCAGTTCTTGATTATTCATAAACCTATAAATCTCCTAAAGCCAAGGGGCAATGACATATCTGTGCAGTTTGCTGTGTGAGACTCCTATTAGTGACTGGGCAGAAaagtattttcattcctttatacTTTGTCTCTTATTAACGATTTCCATTCTCTTCCTGGGTGTTAGGTACGTTCCTTCAGCACCAGTGCAGTCCGGCCAATTTCCAGGCTGGTCAAGGTTAGTCTTCTGGGGATGACGGGGGGGGGCTTTATATGAGCTGCAAATGCCTTGTATTACTGGTGTCTTGCATGGCATGTATAGAAACAATTGCAATTATCGGAGGGTACACTATAAGAACAACACATTCAGCATGAATTACATGGGGATTGGGGAAGTATAGATCTTATACACATGgctcctttaatataaatacagcaaGTCTCCAGTTATtcgagaaggaaagctacagaagcagtttattgccaatagattagccacaatagtgcaacacTATatctattctgcagaatgctttaccatacctgagtaacccgctctagaagctctctctgtttcttagatagcagctgccatattagcttggtgtgacatcacttcctgcctggagCAATGCAGACAGATAATCACAGTGTTATTGTTGTGTCTCCCCTCAGCCTCCTATTCAGGTATATGGACTGGAAGGTCGTTATGCCACTGCACTTTATTCCGCTGCTTCAAAGGGGAAGAAGCTGGAGCAGGTGGAGAAGGAACTGAATAGAGTGTCGGTGAGTGAGACTGGGCTGGTCCCATGAGGCTTTCCACAAAAGGGGTTCAGTGttacctgtaattaaagggggtgttcacctttcaattaacttttagtatagttgtttagctttttattcagctgctcttcagtttgcagtttcagtaagctgattgctatggtccaaattcccctaccaaccatacactgatttgaataagagactggaatatgattggagaggcctgaatagaaagatgagtaataaaaacagtacattagtagcttacagagcatttgcattttagatggggtcagtgacccccatcttaaagctgaaaagagccagaacaagaaggccaataattaaaaaactaaatatttaagaccaattgaaaagttgcttagaattggccattctataacatactaaaagttaacttaaaggtgaacccctccTTTAGAGTATACCCCACCCTGTGCAGTCTTTCCTCTGTCGTTCAGACAAATCCAGAGCATTAAACAAATCTGTTGCTTATGCTAAAtaataggttttttttgtaattgagaAATGTTAAAAGCATAATTGTGATTGTAGAacccattttattttgtttaacattTCAGACCCTTTTCAAGGATCCCAAATTGTCCGGCATCGTCACAAACCCACACATTAAACGCGCTCTCAAACAAAAGACTGTCGGTGATATCTTGGCAAAGGAGAAGTTCTCCCCTCTGACTGTCAACTTTGTCAGTGAGTATGGGGGCGGTCCCAGCAAGATTGGGGGCGGTCCCAGCAAGTATGAGGCAAGAAGTGCAAAGTGAACAGGGAGCGTCTGCTTTTCTGCTCTAATGTTGGTgggcagttttgttgcataaataaATGCAAGGAAATAAAATAACGACTAGTATGCTAGGGAGTATGGCTCCTTTTACAGCGGGAgtctaaagggattgttcacctttaaagtcacttatgttatagaatgaccaattctaagcaacttttcaattgtttttttcattattttttagtttgtctttttcttctgattctttgcagcttttaaatgggggtcactgaccccttctaaaaaaaacaaatgctctgtaaggctacaaatttattgttattgctactttttattactgttccttctattcaggcctctcctattcatattccagtcttttattcaaatcagtgcatggttgctaggggaatttggatcctagttaccagattacttaaaatgcaaattgaagagctgttgaataaaaagctaaataactcaaaccttcaataataaaaaacaattgcaaattgtctcagaatatcattctctacatcatactaaaagttaactcaaaggtgaacaactcctttaaattaacttttagtatggtatagagtGAAATattgagactatttgcaattggttttcatttttaattgtgttttttgagtttagctttttattcagcagctctccagtttgcaatttcagccatctggttgctaggctccaaattaccttagcaaccatgcattgatttgaataagagactggaatgtaaataggagagggcAGATGAGTTATACGCGTGTAggttacagaacatttgtttgttagaccaggtcagtgacccccatttgaaagctggaaaaagtcagaagaaaaataattgaactataaaaaattaaattagggatacaccaaatccactattttggatttggccgaac
Proteins encoded in this region:
- the atp5po.L gene encoding ATP synthase subunit O, mitochondrial, producing MAAVGSFSVKVRSFSTSAVRPISRLVKPPIQVYGLEGRYATALYSAASKGKKLEQVEKELNRVSTLFKDPKLSGIVTNPHIKRALKQKTVGDILAKEKFSPLTVNFVNLLAENGRLSRASDVISSFAKIMSAHRGEVLCSVTTASPLDEANLTELKSALNGFLAKGETLQLETKTDVSILGGMIVSVGDKYIDMSTKAKIQKLTKIMKETV